A single genomic interval of Danio aesculapii chromosome 5, fDanAes4.1, whole genome shotgun sequence harbors:
- the gjd1a gene encoding gap junction protein delta 1a: MGEWTILERLLEAAVQQHSTMIGRILLTVVVIFRILIVGIVGEKVYEDEQIMFICNTLQPGCNQACYDKAFPISHIRYWVFQIILVCTPSLCFITYSVHQSAKHKDQRYTLLHGPYIDHGHGPNRKLRNINGILVHPESKDERECLDLKDIPNIPAGVTYSKSAKIRQQEGISRFYVIQVVFRNVLEIGFLAGQYFLYGFNVPAMFECDRYPCVKEVECYVSRPTEKTVFLVFMFAVSGICVVLNLAELNHLGWRKIKTAIRGVQARRKSICEIRKKDVSHLSSVPNLGRTQSSESAYV, from the coding sequence GATCCTGCTGACAGTAGTGGTGATATTCCGGATCCTGATCGTGGGTATAGTGGGAGAAAAGGTGTATGAGGACGAACAGATTATGTTTATATGTAACACACTGCAACCGGGTTGCAACCAGGCCTGCTACGATAAAGCCTTCCCAATCTCCCATATCCGTTACTGGGTTTTCCAGATCATCCTGGTTTGCACGCCCAGCCTCTGCTTTATCACCTACTCTGTGCACCAGTCTGCCAAGCACAAAGACCAGCGTTATACGCTTCTGCATGGCCCGTACATCGACCACGGTCATGGACCGAACCGCAAGCTCCGCAACATCAACGGCATCCTGGTGCACCCAGAAAGCAAAGACGAGCGTGAATGTCTGGATCTGAAAGACATTCCCAACATCCCGGCGGGGGTCACATACTCCAAAAGTGCCAAGATCCGCCAGCAGGAAGGCATCTCCCGCTTCTATGTCATCCAGGTGGTGTTCCGGAACGTTTTGGAAATCGGCTTTCTTGCAGGCCAGTACTTCCTCTACGGATTCAATGTTCCCGCCATGTTTGAGTGTGACCGCTACCCTTGTGTGAAGGAAGTCGAATGTTATGTGTCGCGTCCCACAGAGAAGACAGTTTTCCTGGTGTTCATGTTCGCAGTTAGCGGAATCTGCGTGGTGCTAAATTTGGCTGAGCTCAACCACCTAGGCTGGCGCAAGATTAAGACGGCCATCCGTGGCGTCCAGGCTCGAAGAAAGTCCATTTGTGAGATCCGGAAAAAGGATGTGTCCCACTTGTCCTCCGTGCCCAACTTGGGCCGCACCCAGTCTAGCGAATCAGCTTATGTCTGA